From one Homalodisca vitripennis isolate AUS2020 unplaced genomic scaffold, UT_GWSS_2.1 ScUCBcl_2370;HRSCAF=7057, whole genome shotgun sequence genomic stretch:
- the LOC124371977 gene encoding uncharacterized protein LOC124371977: MTHIIPVLAKVMESVMKIQLLKYFEENNLFMVGQHGFRRCHSTTTAILSLVEQITKAFEEGESMALTLCDLSRVFDCVSHQLLLQKLSHYGIGFYGPQDISIVSAKQETGRLSGWCAVGDLAGQARSASGFCSGALTLPHTGQ; the protein is encoded by the coding sequence ATGACACATATAATCCCGGTATTGGCCAAAGTCATGGAAAGTGTCATGAAAATTCAGCTATTGAAATACTTTGAAGAAAACAACCTGTTCATGGTGGGGCAGCATGGTTTTAGGAGATGCCACTCCACTACTACGGCAATATTATCACTAGTTGAACAAATAACCAAGGCATTTGAGGAGGGTGAATCAATGGCGCTTACACTCTGTGATCTCAGCAGGGTGTTCGACTGCGTATCACACCAACTACTGCTCCAGAAGTTGTCTCACTATGGAATAGGTTTCTACGGTCCACAAGACATTAGCATCGTATCTGCTAAACAGGAAACAGGCCGTCTTTCTGGATGGTGCGCAGTCGGGGATCTTGCTGGTCAAGCACGGAGTGCCTCAGGTTTCTGTTCTGGGGCCCTTACTCTTCCTCATACTGGTCAATGA